AATGATTACGAAGTTGTTTAAGTGTTCTCATTAAATTGACATGTTTTACACCAAAGTAGTCATGCATCTCTTTATAATATTTAAAAAGAGTTTCATAGACAGCTACACTTTCTGCATTTGGATAGTATGTCTTTTCAAGAGGCTGGGCCATATGCTGAATAGCCTGTTGTATATCGCTATATCCACCATTTTCCTTGTCTGCTACTACTGCTCCTAATATGGCAGCACCAATTGCTGGGGCATATTCGGACTGTGAAATTTGGATCGGCATATTGAGAATATCAGCATAAATTTGCATTAAAAGAGTATTACGTTGCGGTAATCCACCACATGCTACAATTTTTTCAACGTTCATTCCCCATTCTCGGAACGTTTCTACGATAATTTTGGCTCCAAATGCCGTGCTTTCCATATAGGCGCGATAAATTTCTTCGGGTTTTGTATGAAGAGTTAGACCGATTAATACACCCGACAGATCAGCATCAGATAAGACTGAACGATTGCCGTTATGCCAATCTAGTGCAAACATCCCATTTTCTCCTGGTATAAGGTTGCTAGCTTTCTCTTCCAGGAGATTGAACACAGATACGCCTAATTCTTGTGCTTCATCGTAATAGGATTTCGGAACATGTTTTTTAACATAGCTGCCAAATAAATCACCTACTGCGGATTGACCTGCTTCATAGGCATAAAAGCCGGTAATATTCCATCCTTAATGACACCTGAAATTCCAGGAACCTCTTTTACTTCGGAGTGCATCATCATATGACAAGTTGAAGTTCCCATCACCATAAGGAAGGTTTCAGGTTGATATACTCCTGTTCCCAGTACCGCTGAATGTGCATCAATAATCCCCGTTGCTACGGGCAATCCCTCCTGGAAGTGAAAGTTTCTCCGACCATTCCTTAGAAAGAAATCCTGCACAAGTACCAATATTTTTAATCTCTCCATCCAATTTGGAAAGAATGGTGGAACCAAATTCAAGATTCAGTTCTTTAAAGAACTCTTCAGGGAACCCATCTGTTTCACTCCAAAATGTTTTGAATCCTAAGGAGCAATTGTTTCTAATTAAGGTTGAAGTAAGAATCGAGACAAGCCAATCTACTGCTTCTATAAAATATGTCGTTGCGTTATACACATCTGGTGCATCCTCAAAAACTTCGAGCATTTTTGGGACCGCCCATTCTTCTGAGATATTATAACCTAACCGACGCATCCATTTTTCTTTTCGCTGAGTTGCCAATTTATAAATTTTTTCGGTTTGAGTTTTTGTATGATGATGTTTCCAAAGTTTCAACCAGGCGTGATGTGAATCTTGCCATTCCTTGTGAAGACATAAAGGTTTTAGGGTTTCATCGACGGTTATTAATGTTGAAGACGTAACGTCAATACCTAACCCAATAATTTGCTCTGGTTTAATTCCAGCTTTAGAGATTGCTAGGGGAATTCCTTGTTCTAATACCTCAATATAATCATTGGGGTGTTGTAAAGCACTTCCTTTTGGAATCTTTTTTGATGAATTTGGTAGAGTTTCCGTAATGACTCCGTGTCGATAAGGAATTACTTGCATTCCTTTTATTTCTCCAGTTGTTATGTTTACAATAAGAACCCTTCCTGATTCAGATCCATAATCAATTCCAATTGAGTACTTAATATTTTTCATATGTACAGCCCCTCCCTTATGAAAGCCTTTACATTACTATGTATCATTTTAACAGAATCGAGCAATATTGAGCAATACCTTTGTGTAAAAAAATCAGAATAGCGAACATATATGAGCATGAAATTGCTTGATATGTGAAAAATACTAATTTTTTATTTTATATTGGCTTGACACCCCACAAAACTCTCCGTATATTTTAAATATCGAGTATAAATGAACATTAAAAAGCAAAAACGAGCAACGAGTTACATGGTAAGGGTTAAAATGTGACCAAACAATTTTTATCGAAATGTTTATTAGGGGAGAAAAAATGCAACATACAGAGACAGCGTTTCAATCACGTACATTTAGACTTTTAAGTCCTGGTAAAGTGGAAGAAGTCATTCTTGAGCGAAAAGTACATGAAGGAGAAGTAGTGGTTGAACCAATATTAGGAAGTATTTGTCATGCGGATTTACGATATTACATGGGTCTTAGAAGTCCAGAAGTAATGGCCAAAAAATTACCAATGGCTTTGATTCATGAAGGAATTGGTAGAGTGATAGATAGCAAATCAGATAAGGTGAAGGTTGGACAAAGAGTCGTGATTGTCCCTAATATACCTGGGAGTTATTAGGGGAGGGAGACACGAAAGAATGTAGTCTTCTTTGTGAAAAAGAATTTATCGATAATTACAGTGAAAAAAATAAGTTTTTGGGAAGTGGCTATGATGGTATTGCGCAAAACCGTTTAGTTATACCAGCAGATTGCGCGATCCCAATACCTGACCATGTACCTGATGAAATTGCCGTTTTATCTGAACTGTGCACAGTTTCTTATCAAGCATTGAGCCGAGTAAAGCGTCAATTAAATTCACCAAATACTACGGTAGCTGTTTTTGGAGATGGACCGGTTGGCTATTTAACAGCTGCAATGATTCATCATGTTTATGGTCTTGATGCGACCAGATTAACCGTGTTTGGGGCCATTCCAGAGAAACTTGCACAGTTTGGATTTGCAAAGTGTGCTCTAGTTCAGGAATATGATTTTAAAGCAGGAAAAAGAATGGATGTTGTGATCGAGTGTACAGGAGGTAAATTCAGTGAAAGTGCTGTGAACCAAGGAATCGATCTATTAGCCCGTGGTGGTACTTTAGTGCTAATGGGAGTATCTGAGGAAAGGGTACCGATTAATACTCGAGACGTTTTAGAAAAGGGGCTTTCATTATTCGGAAGCAGCCGTAGTTCTTGTCCAGATTTTCATGCAGTACTGTCTGCGATGGAAGACACTGAATATCAAAAGACGTTGAGAGCAATTCTTCCAGCAGAATTTAATGCCATTCATAATGCCAATGATTTTATGAAAGCAATGGATTATGCTGCAGAGCATAGAAGCTGGGAAAGAGTTATTTTGGACTTTAACTGGTAATCAATATAAAACCATCACTACTGCCTATCTTCCTCATTTTCTTGGGGGAGGTAGGCTTTTTTTGCATAAAAAAATAGGCAGAAAACGCTAACTATAAGTTAGTATTTCCTGCCCGTTGGTCGATTTGTAGAAGAGTTTCACTGGCTTTTATAGTTGCGGGAAAATTCTGTTGTTTGGTACATTTACTTCAACTGTCGTTCCGTCCTTACCAACAAAATTTATGGTCCCACCTAAATCACTCGTAACAATTCCTTGTAAAATCGTTAAACCAAGGCTTTCTCCTTGTTTTAAATTAAAATGCTCAGGTAATCCTCTTCCGTTGTCACTAACCGCTAAATAAATTAATTCATCATTCCGTTTGCATTTTATGTCAATTACACCGGAATTCATGTTTAAGAAGGCATGTTTAATACAGTTGATGACTAATTCATTTATAATTAATGCAATAGACGTAGCCTTGTTATAGGGAATTAATATATCATCCAAATCTAATTGAATGATAATATTTGGATCGGTATTTATAAGGTCTATCACCGCTTCGATTATTTCTTTAGCATTAATTATACTTCTCCCTAATTTGTCTTTAGACAAAAGATTGTGGACAGAGGCAATGCTTTTTACCCTAGAAATAATACTATCTAATGCATCATCGATCGAAATGCCGGGGTTGTTTTTAACAAATACCTTTTGTAGGTAAATAAGTCCAACAATGGATTGAAGATTATTTTTTATTCGATGATGACTCTCCTGTAAAAAGGCTGACCTTCCAATTAATCTAGTATCTTCAATCGCAATAGCAGCATGACGGGCTAAAGTCGACAAGTATTTAGCTTCTTCATTTGAATAGACATATAAGTTTTCGTAATATAACTGGATGATACCGGTCACTTGGTTTCGTATTAATACTGGAATACAAATAAATGTTTTTACATTCTCAATTTTTTCAAACAACAAGTTAAATTCTTTATCGTTTTCATTTACATAAAATATATCGTTTTCCTTTGCAATGTTAACGATCGCTTCTTTTTTTAATTGGGCTTTTAAATTTTTCTCATTGATACCAAAATCATCGATTATGCTCCATGTTTGCTCGTCAATTAATTTGATCGAACAACCATCAGCATTCATTACATTTCTTCCTTCTTTAGCCAATAATAATAATACATCTTTAAGTTCATATTCAGATGTTAAGAATTCTGCAGCCTTAAAAATTGCTTCAAGAACAGTTTGTCTATCGTCATCCTTATACATATTGTTGTCTTTAAATTTATAATCTTCAATGGCTCTTAACAATTTTTGAGGATCCCTTTTTGCAATTTCTGCGGGTATTTCATTTCGAATTTTTCCTTTTGAAAGTATCGATATCCGATCAGATACTTTAATCGCTTCTTCCCATTGTTTCGTAACATAAATGATACTTCCGCCATCATCTTTAAACTGTTTTAATATATTATGTAACTTGGCAGCATAATTTGCGGAAAGACCCTCCATTGGTTCTTGCATAATAATAACTTCGGGTCTTTCCATAAATATTCCGGCAATATAAACGATTCTTTTGTTTTCCTCAGACAATTTGTTTACTTTGGTATGATGATTTATTTGAAAATCTAATTTCATTAAGATATTTTCCGCTCTTTTTCTAACTTTCCACCAATTTATTAAAGGCAAATATTTACGTGTAGGTAAATTCGAGTAATTAAGATGTTCGGCTACTGAAAAGTGATTAAACAATAATGGTTTTTGCTGCATGATTAATATCTTATTTTTTCTTAGATTATTGTTAACTATGAGTTGATCCTTAAATTTAAATACTCCTTGTTCTCCCAGTTTTTCTTGTGTGTCCTTTAACGAATTTATAAAAACATTCTGTTCAGAGCTGCTTTTTATAATTAATGCATGAATTTCTCCGTACCCAAGATTTAAACTAACGTTTTCCATATTTCCGTTAGAACTTTTATATGTTAAGTTTTGAATTTCAAAAATATACTTTGACAATGTAAACCTCCAAATATCATTTTTTTAAAAATTTTTTAAGTAATTAATATGTTATATTTAAATATGTGTTATACTAATAGTGTTATTTTATATCATATTAAAAAATATCTTTACAAAAATGTTTAAAAGTATTTAAGATTAATAAAATGAAAGCGTATTCTATATCGGGAGACTATCCCAAAGTAAGGGCAGAAATGATTCCAACGGAAATATCAGGTTAAAGCTATATTACCAAAAAATATCATCATGGAGAATCCTGTTACATAACTATTTTTCGATAATTAAATGCTTACTTGGGTGGGGAAGATTACATGAAAAAATCGTTACGTATTTTACTTGCTGAAGATGAATTCTTGATTTTAATGGCGTTGAAATCATATGTTGAAAATTTAGGACATGAAGTGGTTGGAGAAGCTACTGACGGAGAAAAAGCTGTAGAATTAGCACTAGAGAAAAAACCAGATCTTGTGATTATGGATATTAATATGCCTAATCTTGATGGGATCGAAGCGATTAAAAAGATAAATGAAAAATTATATATTCCAAGTATCATTGTTAGTGGTTATTCTGATGAAAAACTAATCAATAGAGCTACAGAAGAAGGCGTGCTTTATTACTTATTAAAACCAATCGATATAAAAGAATTGAAAATAGCCATAAATATTAGCATGGCTAAATTCGAAGAAATACAAAAACTGCATGACGAGTTGAACGACACCAAGACTGCACTTGACGCACGTAAACATATAGAGAAAGCAAAAGGAATTATCATGAAAAGAATGAATTTACAGGAACCAGAAGCAATGAAACGACTACAAAAAATGAGTAGAGATAACAACAAGAAGTTAGTAGTGGTAGCGAAAGAGCTTATTCAAGCAGAATCATTGTTTTATAGTGAGTAAAAACATTTTTTTGAAAAAATGTTATATATTAATTAAAAATAATCTTGACTATTGTAATACAGATTTATATAATTCAATTAACTTAAATAACTTTGTTTCTACTCTTAAGTTCACAGTAATGGAAAATTGAAAATAAAATATACGATAAATTTTATACTTACGGCTGGTATAAAATTTATCAAGGCTATGGGTGCCTTGTTTAATGAGCTTA
The DNA window shown above is from Bacillus sp. T3 and carries:
- a CDS encoding FGGY-family carbohydrate kinase encodes the protein MTGFYAYEAGQSAVGDLFGSYVKKHVPKSYYDEAQELGVSVFNLLEEKASNLIPGENGMFALDWHNGNRSVLSDADLSGVLIGLTLHTKPEEIYRAYMESTAFGAKIIVETFREWGMNVEKIVACGGLPQRNTLLMQIYADILNMPIQISQSEYAPAIGAAILGAVVADKENGGYSDIQQAIQHMAQPLEKTYYPNAESVAVYETLFKYYKEMHDYFGVKHVNLMRTLKQLRNHSRETSNLASVGK
- a CDS encoding FGGY family carbohydrate kinase encodes the protein MKNIKYSIGIDYGSESGRVLIVNITTGEIKGMQVIPYRHGVITETLPNSSKKIPKGSALQHPNDYIEVLEQGIPLAISKAGIKPEQIIGLGIDVTSSTLITVDETLKPLCLHKEWQDSHHAWLKLWKHHHTKTQTEKIYKLATQRKEKWMRRLGYNISEEWAVPKMLEVFEDAPDVYNATTYFIEAVDWLVSILTSTLIRNNCSLGFKTFWSETDGFPEEFFKELNLEFGSTILSKLDGEIKNIGTCAGFLSKEWSEKLSLPGGIARSNGDY
- a CDS encoding alcohol dehydrogenase catalytic domain-containing protein, encoding MQHTETAFQSRTFRLLSPGKVEEVILERKVHEGEVVVEPILGSICHADLRYYMGLRSPEVMAKKLPMALIHEGIGRVIDSKSDKVKVGQRVVIVPNIPGSY
- a CDS encoding zinc-binding dehydrogenase, coding for MGSGYDGIAQNRLVIPADCAIPIPDHVPDEIAVLSELCTVSYQALSRVKRQLNSPNTTVAVFGDGPVGYLTAAMIHHVYGLDATRLTVFGAIPEKLAQFGFAKCALVQEYDFKAGKRMDVVIECTGGKFSESAVNQGIDLLARGGTLVLMGVSEERVPINTRDVLEKGLSLFGSSRSSCPDFHAVLSAMEDTEYQKTLRAILPAEFNAIHNANDFMKAMDYAAEHRSWERVILDFNW
- a CDS encoding histidine kinase dimerization/phosphoacceptor domain -containing protein yields the protein MSKYIFEIQNLTYKSSNGNMENVSLNLGYGEIHALIIKSSSEQNVFINSLKDTQEKLGEQGVFKFKDQLIVNNNLRKNKILIMQQKPLLFNHFSVAEHLNYSNLPTRKYLPLINWWKVRKRAENILMKLDFQINHHTKVNKLSEENKRIVYIAGIFMERPEVIIMQEPMEGLSANYAAKLHNILKQFKDDGGSIIYVTKQWEEAIKVSDRISILSKGKIRNEIPAEIAKRDPQKLLRAIEDYKFKDNNMYKDDDRQTVLEAIFKAAEFLTSEYELKDVLLLLAKEGRNVMNADGCSIKLIDEQTWSIIDDFGINEKNLKAQLKKEAIVNIAKENDIFYVNENDKEFNLLFEKIENVKTFICIPVLIRNQVTGIIQLYYENLYVYSNEEAKYLSTLARHAAIAIEDTRLIGRSAFLQESHHRIKNNLQSIVGLIYLQKVFVKNNPGISIDDALDSIISRVKSIASVHNLLSKDKLGRSIINAKEIIEAVIDLINTDPNIIIQLDLDDILIPYNKATSIALIINELVINCIKHAFLNMNSGVIDIKCKRNDELIYLAVSDNGRGLPEHFNLKQGESLGLTILQGIVTSDLGGTINFVGKDGTTVEVNVPNNRIFPQL
- a CDS encoding ANTAR domain-containing response regulator, which produces MKKSLRILLAEDEFLILMALKSYVENLGHEVVGEATDGEKAVELALEKKPDLVIMDINMPNLDGIEAIKKINEKLYIPSIIVSGYSDEKLINRATEEGVLYYLLKPIDIKELKIAINISMAKFEEIQKLHDELNDTKTALDARKHIEKAKGIIMKRMNLQEPEAMKRLQKMSRDNNKKLVVVAKELIQAESLFYSE